A window of Primulina tabacum isolate GXHZ01 chromosome 4, ASM2559414v2, whole genome shotgun sequence contains these coding sequences:
- the LOC142542253 gene encoding uncharacterized protein LOC142542253 isoform X2, translating into MLYRRQALKAKWYYYLALGLVDVEANFLVVKAYQYTSITSVMLLDCWAIPCVLFLTWFFLKTKYRFKKFAGVVICVAGLIIVVFSDVHSADRASGSNPIKGDLLVIAGATLYGVSNVSEEYFVKSADRVELMAFLGTFGAIISAIQISILERNELKSIQWSAGATFPFVGFSLAMFLFYSGVPVLLKISGATMLNLSLLTSDMWAVFIRMFAYKEKVDWMYYVAFAAVAVGLVVYSWGDKTDQNKAEVADEEIEHSKHFDEEAGFRQQDDRDIVGSSKSGSFSKQAIASSSGVVEK; encoded by the exons ATGCTCTACAGAAGGCAAGCTCTCAAG GCCAAATGGTATTACTACCTTGCGCTTGGATTGGTTGATGTAGAAGCTAATTTTCTTG TGGTGAAGGCGTACCAGTACACATCAATTACGAGTGTCATGCTACTGGATTGTTGGGCAATACCATGTGTGCTGTTTCTTACCTGGTTCTTTTTGAAGACTAAGTACAGATTTAAAAAGTTTGCTGGTGTAGTCATTTGTGTTGCTGGCCTCATTATTGTTGTCTTCTCAGACGTTCATTCTGCAGACAGAGCTA GTGGTAGCAACCCAATAAAAGGTGATCTGCTTGTGATTGCCGGAGCCACACTTTACGGTGTTAGCAACGTCAGTGAG GAGTATTTCGTTAAAAGTGCTGATAGGGTTGAACTTATGGCCTTTTTAGGAACCTTTGGTGCCATTATCAGTGCTATACAGAT AAGCATACTTGAACGGAATGAACTCAAATCCATTCAATGGTCAGCTGGGGCG ACTTTTCCTTTTGTTGGATTTTCTTTGGCCATGTTTCTGTTTTACTCTGGAGTCCCCGTCTTGCTGAAG ATCAGCGGAGCTACAATGCTAAATCTGTCTTTGCTCACCTCAGATATGTGGGCAGTTTTTATTCGGATGTTTGCATACAAGGAAAAG GTGGATTGGATGTACTATGTAGCCTTTGCTGCTGTTGCTGTTGGGCTCGTCGTTTATTCATG GGGTGATAAAACGGATCAAAACAAGGCAGAGGTTGCTGACGAGGAGATTGAGCATAGCAAACATTTTGACGAGGAAGCCGGTTTTCGTCAACAAGATGACAGAGACATAGTGGGAAGCTCGAAATCTGGAAGTTTTAGTAAACAGGCCATTGCTTCTTCAAGTGGCGTCGTGGAAAAGTAA